A genomic segment from Lates calcarifer isolate ASB-BC8 linkage group LG13, TLL_Latcal_v3, whole genome shotgun sequence encodes:
- the znf131 gene encoding zinc finger protein 131, translating to MAAEAEVELGSEYPAHYKVMMDKLNEQRQLDQFTDITLIVDGHQFRAHKAVLAACSQFFHKFFQDFTQEPLVEIEGVSNTAFRQLMEFTYTATLAVAGEEEAYDVWKAAEYLQMQEAIKALNNKINDNASVMAKNKGKKRKIAETSNVITETLPSVEGEQVEIEVIGEGAIEVEESGLEEVVDAAKNAQAASDDSALALLADITSKYQQGEPTLHVVKKEGIEEEVVYQEETVTASKVLENVEVVEVQISQVDNMFRCNKCDRSFKLYYHLKQHLKTHLGSLEKPHVCNHCGKAYTREGALKQHISTFHFDAEELSRNQKPQKKVHVCEYCKKHFDHFGHFKEHLRKHTGEKPYECPDCHERFARNSTLKCHMAACQNGAGAKKGRKKLYECQVCSSVFNSWDQFKDHLVSHTGVKPNHCTMCDMWFTHPKELKAHLKDVHSIEDNKSNEELVVTDSAAATAALAIATQSIEGGETVLLDDGIQVEHVTVEPVDVMEMEETATVVVEDGGVAEMCEEDMERLKQAGVQIQVVHVTTTEVDGQQVVNSQVEVEMEGEMVNVEEVEQAVVV from the exons ATGGCGGCCGAAGCAGAGGTGGAGTTGGGTAGTGAGTACCCAGCACATTACAAGGTCATGATGGACAAACTTAATGAACAACGACAACTGGACCAGTTCACAGACATCACGCTAATCGTGGACG GACACCAGTTCAGAGCCCATAAAGCAGTGTTGGCCGCGTGCAGCCAGTTCTTCCACAAGTTCTTCCAGGATTTTACCCAGGAGCCACTGGTTGAGATTGAAG GAGTGAGCAACACTGCCTTTCGCCAGCTGATGGAGTTCACTTACACAGCCACGTTGGCTGTCGCTGGAGAAGAGGAGGCCTATGATGTCTGGAAGGCTGCTGAATACCTCCAGATGCAGGAAGCCATCAAGGCACTCAACAATAA AATAAATGACAATGCATCAGTGATGGcaaaaaacaaaggcaaaaagagGAAGATTGCAGAGACTTCTAATGTGATTACAGAAACCCTACCCTCAGTAGAAGGGGAACAG GTGGAGATTGAGGTGATAGGTGAGGGGGCCATCGAAGTGGAGGAGTCAGGCTTGGAGGAGGTGGTCGATGCAGCAAAGAATGCTCAGGCGGCGTCAGATGACTCTGCTTTAGCTCTTCTCGCTGACATTACCAGCAAATATCAGCAAGGGGAGCCTACGCTACATGTGGTCAAGAAGGAAGGAATAGAAGAG GAGGTTGTGTATCAGGAGGAGACAGTGACTGCCTCCAAGGTGCTGGAGAACGTTGAGGTTGTCGAGGTCCAGATCTCCCAAGTGGACAACATGTTCCGCTGCAACAAGTGCGACCGCAGCTTCAAGTTGTACTACCACCTCAAACAGcacctgaaaacacaccttGGTTCACTGGAAAAGCCGCATGTATGCAACCATTGCGGTAAAGCCTACACGCGGGAGGGCGCCCTGAAGCAGCACATCAGCACGTTTCATTTTGATGCAGAAGAGCTCTCTCGAAACCAGAAGCCCCAAAAGAAAGTGCACGTTTGTGAATATTGTAAGAAGCACTTCGACCACTTCGGCCACTTTAAGGAGCACTTGCggaaacacacag GTGAAAAACCTTATGAGTGTCCAGATTGTCACGAGCGTTTTGCAAGGAACAGCACTCTGAAGTGCCATATGGCAGCTTGTCAGAATGGGGCTGGAGCCAAGAAAGGACGCAAGAAACTCTATGAGTGCCAG GTCTGTAGCAGTGTGTTCAACAGCTGGGACCAGTTCAAAGACCATCTTGTGAGCCACACAGGAGTCAAGCCCAACCACTGCACCATGTGTGACATGTGGTTCACCCACCCTAAAGAGCTAAAGGCGCACCTCAAAGACGTCCATTCCATCGAGGACAACAAGTCGAATGAGGAACTGGTAGTCACTGACTCTGCTGCCGCCACCGCCGCCCTCGCCATAGCAACACAGAGCATAGAGGGAGGTGAAACGGTCCTGTTGGACGACGGAATTCAGGTCGAACACGTCACAGTGGAGCCCGTAGACGTTATGGAGATGGAGGAGACCGCAACTGTAGTGGTGGAGGACGGAGGGGTCGCAGAGATGTGCGAGGAGGACATGGAGAGATTGAAGCAGGCTGGGGTGCAGATCCAGGTGGTGCATGTGACCACAACTGAAGTTGACGGACAGCAGGTGGTGAACTCTCAGGTGGAAGTGGAGATGGAGGGGGAGATGGTGAACGTTGAGGAAGTGGAACAAGCAGTGGTCGTATGA
- the selenop gene encoding selenoprotein Pa, translating into MWACLSLLLTLCLLHRGEAESDGGGPRCQLPPAWSIGEEEPMKGAMGRVTVVALFQASULFCLVQATRLDSLRQKLEGQGLKDVVYIVVNHQGEEAQRLHTVLAQRMTENITLYKQDPQQPDVWQTLSGEKDDFLIYDRCGRLTHHISLPYSIIGQGHVEGAIRDTYCKRICGDCTHESTESPEECKVKADAQPDTDVNPAVEEDTARGHGHHHGHGHHHGRHHGQRHGHHGDNHPQGFGHGQDHNHGHHHGHHDGTGHGHDHGHSQQGLRPQEHGQGGGQQQADLGQMQHAVHTHQMSHEAHGAHVRPUVQEKARUKSKHSUQMTAGSDNEASPKVSUCUHURRLFGEAGSEEPVGLUHCDEALPASUQUHGLIGDAANNVRETUQURSHPADUQQPQPAQUAUPPGVAS; encoded by the exons ATGTGGGCGTGCCTCAGCCTGCTCCTCACTCTCTGCCTGCTCCACAGGGGCGAGGCAGAGAGTGACGGGGGCGGGCCTCGCTGTCAGCTGCCGCCGGCCTGGAGTATAGGGGAGGAGGAGCCGATGAAGGGGGCGATGGGCCGGGTGACAGTGGTGGCGCTTTTCCAGGCCAGCTGACTGTTCTGCTTGGTGCAGGCTACCAG ATTGGACAGCCTGCGCCAGAAACTGGAAGGTCAGGGTTTGAAGGATGTGGTCTACATTGTTGTCAACCACCAGGGGGAGGAAGCACAGCGCCTGCACACTGTGCTGGCACAGAGAATGACAGAGAACATCACACTGTACAAACAGGACCCACAACAGCCTGATGTCTGGCAGACACTGAGCGGAGAGAAAGATGACTTTCTCATTTATGACAG ATGTGGCCGTCTCACCCACCACATTTCACTTCCATACTCCATCATTGGACAAGGTCATGTTGAGGGTGCGATCAGAGATACCTACTGCAAACGCATATGTGGGGACTGCACTCATGAG AGCACTGAGAGCCCAGAGGAGTGCAAAGTGAAAGCAGATGCACAGCCTGACACAGATGTTAATCCAGCTGTAGAGGAGGATACTGCACGTGGTCACGGTCATCATCATGGGCATGGTCACCATCATGGGCGCCACCATGGTCAAAGGCATGGCCACCATGGGGATAATCATCCCCAGGGTTTTGGCCACGGGCAGGATCACAACCATGGTCATCACCACGGCCATCATGATGGCACTGGCCATGGCCATGACCATGGGCACAGTCAGCAAGGTCTCAGACCACAAGAGCATGGGCAAGGTGGTGGGCAACAACAGGCAGATTTAGGCCAGATGCAGCATGCAGTGCACACGCACCAGATGTCACATGAGGCCCATGGAGCCCATGTGAGGCCTTGAGTGCAAGAGAAGGCAAGGTGAAAgtcaaagcacagctgacagATGACAGCAGGCTCTGACAATGAAGCCTCTCCTAAGGTCAGCTGATGCTGACACTGACGCAGGCTGTTTGGTGAAGCAGGGAGCGAGGAGCCGGTCGGTCTCTGACACTGTGACGAGGCGTTGCCCGCCTCCTGACAGTGACACGGACTGATAGGCGATGCAGCTAATAATGTTAGGGAGACCTGACAGTGACGCTCGCATCctgctgactgacagcagcctcAGCCAGCCCAATGAGCCTGACCCCCAGGTGTTGCGAGCTGA
- the ghra gene encoding LOW QUALITY PROTEIN: growth hormone receptor a (The sequence of the model RefSeq protein was modified relative to this genomic sequence to represent the inferred CDS: inserted 2 bases in 1 codon) produces MAVSSSSSSSNLLLLLLISSLDWLSTPGSAFLLDRDHMTSSAPIEPHFTECVSRDQETFRCWWSPGTFHNLSSPGALRVFYLKKDSASREWKECPEYIHSNRECFFDVNHTSVWVPYCMQLRSQDNVNFFNEDYCFTVENIVRPDPPVSLNWTLLNISPSGLSYDVMVNWEPPPSADVGAGWMRVEYEIQYRERNATNWEALEMQPRTQQTIYGLHIGKEYEVHIRCRMQAFTKFGEFSDSIFIQVTEIPSRETTLPLTLILVFGIVGILILIMLIVVSQQRRFMMILLPPVPAPKIKGIDPELLKKGKLDELNFILSGGGMGGLPAYAPDFYQDEPWVEFIEVDAEDADTGEKEDNQGSDTQRLLGLPQPASHHMNIGCSNTVSFPDDDSGRASCYDHDVPEQDTVMLMATLLPGQPEDGEASLIVERAPTPERGERPLIQTQTTGPQTWVNTDFYAQVSNVMPSGGVVLSPGQQLRIQESTSATEEETQKKGKESEGSEETEGKKQKEPQFQLLVVDPEGSGYTIGEHXARQISTPPISPMPGAEYQTIQHPQPAETKPAAAAEDNQSPYILPDSPQSQLFAPVSDYTVVQEVDSQHSLLLNPPPHQSPPPCLPPHPLKALPAMPVGYITPDLLGNLSP; encoded by the exons CTCCCATTGAGCCTCATTTCACTGAGTGCGTATCGAGGGACCAGGAGACATTCCGCTGTTGGTGGAGTCCAGGCACCTTCCACAACTTGTCCTCCCCTGGAGCTCTCAGAGTCTTCTACCTTAAGAAAGA CTCTGCGTCCAGGGAATGGAAAGAGTGTCCGGAGTACATCCATTCAAATAGGGAGTGCTTCTTCGATGTAAACCATACGTCCGTTTGGGTCCCCTACTGCATGCAGCTCCGCAGCCAAGACAACGTCAACTTTTTCAATGAGGACTACTGTTTCACTGTGGAAAATATTG TACGTCCCGACCCGCCAGTGTCTCTAAACTGGACCCTCCTGAACATAAGTCCCTCTGGGCTTAGTTATGATGTCATGGTCAACTGGGAGCCCCCGCCCTCTGCAGACGTCGGGGCGGGCTGGATGCGCGTTGAGTACGAGATCCAGTACAGAGAGAGGAATGCCACAAACTGGGAAGCA ctGGAGATGCAGCCACGCACCCAGCAGACAATCTACGGTCTGCACATAGGAAAAGAGTATGAAGTACACATCCGCTGCAGGATGCAGGCCTTCACTAAGTTTGGAGAGTTCAGCGACTCCATCTTCATTCAAGTTACTGAGATTCCCAGCAGAG agacTACTCTCCCACTCACACTTATTCTTGTTTTTGGGATCGTGGGCATCCTCATACTCATCATGCTGATTGTCGTCTCTCAGCAGCGCAG ATTCATGATGATTCTGTTGCCACCAGTTCCTGCACCCAAAATTAAAGGCATCGATCCAGAGCTGTTAAAG AAGGGGAAGCTGGATGAGCTAAATTTTATCCTGAGCGGTGGAGGTATGGGTGGCCTGCCCGCTTACGCACCAGATTTCTACCAAGACGAGCCATGGGTGGAGTTCATCGAGGTGGATGCTGAGGACGCAGATACTGGGGAGAAGGAGGACAACCAGGGCTCGGACACCCAGAGGCTCCTTGGCCTGCCCCAACCCGCCAGCCACCACATGAACATAGGGTGCTCCAACACTGTTAG CTTCCCCGATGATGACTCAGGTAGGGCAAGCTGTTACGACCATGATGTGCCTGAGCAAGACACCGTAATGCTGATGGCCACCCTGCTGCCAGGCCAACCTGAAGACGGAGAAGCTTCACTCATTGTAGAAAGAGCTCCAACCCCTGAGAGAGGCGAGAGGCCCCTCATCCAAACCCAAACCACAGGGCCCCAGACTTGGGTCAACACAGACTTCTATGCCCAGGTCAGCAACGTCATGCCCTCCGGAGGCGTGGTGCTGTCTCCCGGCCAGCAACTCAGAATCCAGGAGAGCACCTCAGCCACGGAGGAGGAAACgcagaagaaaggaaaagagagcgAAGGCAGCGAGGAGACGGAGGGGAAGAAGCAGAAAGAGCCTCAGTtccagctgctggtggtggaTCCGGAGGGAAGCGGCTACACCATCGGAGAGCA TGCACGGCAGATCAGCACTCCCCCTATCTCCCCCATGCCTGGTGCAGAGTACCAGACCATACAACACCCTCAGCCAGCGGAGACCAAACCCGCAGCTGCAGCGGAGGATAATCAGTCACCTTACATTCTTCCTGACTCTCCCCAGTCCCAGCTCTTTGCTCCTGTTTCGGACTACACAGTGGTACAGGAGGTGGACAGTCAGCACAGTCTGCTCCTcaacccccctccccaccaGTCTCCCCCTCCCTGCCTACCACCACACCCCCTCAAGGCTCTACCTGCCATGCCTGTAGGGTACATCACCCCAGACCTGCTGGGGAACCTCTCACCATGA